GGCCGCGCGCCACACCTCCCGCATTCCCGGGTCATGCTCGGCCAACTCGATGATCGCCGCGAGTACCTGACGGTTCATGCGCCACTGCCGAACAATCCTGCGCATCAAGTCGTCGAGCGTCTTTCGGGTCATATGCGGGTCGCGGAGCGCGTCACCGGAGACCTCCTCGCGCCAGGCAAGGGACTGCTGTGCGAGCCGACTAATGACGGCGTGTTTGTCCGTGAAGCAGGCGTAGAAGGTCGCTCTTGCGACCCGCGCCTCGGCCAGGATGCGTTCGACGCTCAAGTGTGCGACCGGTTCGCCGCTCGCGAGGAGTCGTCGGGTTGCCGCGAGGATCTCATTCGCCGAGGCCTCACGTCGCCGTCGGCCGACCGCCGCTTGGGCGCTCTCCGTTCGCGCCCCCTGCCGTGGAACCGACGCGTGATCGCCAATGCGGCGAGATAACTCGTTCGGCACCTGGACAGCGTACCCGAGTCAGACATACTGTATGAGTTGAACAATATGTTCAACTCAACATTGGCGCCAGCCACATTTGTGCGATCAAGGAGGACCGCAACATGACAACGGACCACGAAATCGGCACCGATCCAGTAATCCGTCATCGGCCCGGCACTGGTCCAGCCCTGAATCGCACGGCGAGATTGGCATGCGCCTGGAGCGGTATCGCCTGCACCGTCCTGTTCGCCATCGGGTTCGTAGCCTTCGCACGATTCCTGCCGTTTCCCAGCCCGGGCCTGTCCGCGGAGCAGGTTGTCGCCAATCTGGCAGCGAACAAGATCGGCATACGCATCGGCGTCATTTTCATGATCATCGGCTTCGGCTTGTTCGCAACCTTCGTGACCGGCGTAGCGCTGGAGCTGCGGCCCACCGACGGCCGTTACCCCGCGCTGACCTACGTTCAACTGGTATGCGGCGGCGCGAGCGCGGCAATCCTCGCGCTCAGTCCGATGTTCTTCGGGATCATGGTCTATCGCGTAGGCGAGATCCCCGCCTTTGTCACCCAGGCGCTCTATGACATCGCGTGGTTCTGCTTTGTGATGCCCTACCCGGTGTTCAGCCTGCTGCTGTTGGCGCAGGGCGGCGCGATCTTGCGCGATACCGCCACTCCCGCAGTGTTTCCGCGCTGGGCGGGCTTCCTATGCCTCGCGACGGCGGCGGCGCTGATACCTACTGGGTTCATCATCTTCTTCAAGGACGGCCCGCTCGCCTGGAGCGGCATAATCGGCCTCGGCATCCCGATGATCTACTTCTTCTCGTGGATCATGACCCTTTCCTATTACCTGATCCGCCACGTCAGCCGGGAGACCCGACGGTGAGCGCTTCTCACGGGGCATCGGCGCCGAGAACCGGAAGCATTGACAGCGAGCATCTTTGAGCTGATCGTTGCACAGCCGGACCGGTTACCAGAGGAGTCGTTTGATTCCCGAGCCGACGGGTTGCGCGGCTTTGCCTCCAACGGTTAAACCTATTAGCATTAGGCAAATCCTTCAGACGGGCACCCTCCAGCCACACGCGGTGGGCTGAAGCTGTCTGGCAGCCCGCGGCTCAATACAAGGGAAAGGCACGTGTTGACCCTCACGCCCGGTACGTCGAGGTTGCCGTTGAGCGCGCTGCGCGTCCTCGACCTCACCGAGGGCGCCGCGGAATGGTGTGGCCGCATCCTGGCCGACCTCGGGGCCCAAGTCATCCGCGTCGAGCCGCTCGGTGGGTCTCCCGGGCGCAGCGACCAAGTGGGCTTCGCGCTGCGCAACGCCAATAAGGCGGGGGTGGTTGTCGACCTCGACAATTCCGCCGGCCGATCGGCGCTGCTGGACCTTGCGGCCGATGCCGACATCCTGCTGGAGTCCTTCAGCCACGCGCAGGCACAGGACCGTGGGTTGACTCCGGCGGCGCTGTTGCGGGCAAATCCCGCGCTGGTAATCGTGTCGATCACCGATTTCGGACGTACCGGCCCACAGCGCGACCGCGTGGCCACCGAGGATGTCCTTGCCGCCGCCGGCGGTGTGCTGTCGCGATCGGGGTTGCCCGGCGGCACCCCGCTGTTGCCACCCCCGGGGGTGGTGTCGCTGACCGTCGGTGTGCACGCCGCGTGGGCAGCCCTCGTGGCGTACGTGAAGCGGGCACGCACCGGCGAGGGCGAGCATGTCGACGTCACGGCTTTGGAAGCCGTCGTCCACGGGTTCGACCCGGGCTTCGGTTCGCAAGGCTCGGCGGCTGCCGGACGTTCCGAAGACTTTCCGCGCGGGCGACCCGACGCCGCCAATTTCTACCCGATCTATCCCTGCGCCGACGGCCACGTTCGAATCTGTCTGCTGGCCACCAGGCAATGGCGCGCGATGTTCTCCTGGCTGGGCGAGCCCGCCGAGTTCGCCGATCCGCGCTACGACGCGATCCCCGCCCGCTTTGCGGCTTCCGACCGGCTCAACCCGCTGATCGCCGCGCTATTCGCCGACCGCGGCCGCGATGACCTGGTCGCCGAGGGCACCGCGCGGGGAATCCCGATTTCCGGAGTGCTCAGCGTCGACGAGGTGCTCGCCAGCGACCACTTCAGCAGCACCGGAACCCTCGTGTCGACCGAAATCGCCGACGGCCTGCGGGCGACCGTGCCGTCGGGCTACGCGTTCGTCGACGGCACACGGGCCGGACTGCGCCGGCGCGCGCCGAAGCCCGGTGAGCACAACCACTTGCTGACCACCGCCCGCGCCTCGCGACCCGAACACGACCTTGGGCTTCCGTCGTTGCCCAGCGGAGCCGCGCCGCTCAGCGGTCTGCGCATGCTTGATCTCGGCGTGATCGTGTTCGGCGCCGAACTCGGCCGGCTCTTCGCCGACTACGGCGCCGACGTCATCAAAGTCGAGAACTCTGCGTTCCCCGACGGCCTGCGTCAGACCCGTAAGGGCGGCGGAATGAACGCCTCCTTCGCGTGGGGCCACCGCAACAAACGCGGCCTTGGCCTCGACTTGCGCAGTCCCGACGGCGCACGCCTATTCCGCGAGCTGGTCGCCCACTCCGACATCGTGTCCGCCAACTTCAAACCCGGCACCCTCGAATCGCTGGGATTCAGCCATGCCGAGCTTGCCCGCGTCAATCCCCGCATCGTCGTCACCGACAGCAGCGCGTTCGGCAACCGCGGCCCGTGGCGCAGCCGGATGGGCTACGGGCCGTTGGTCCGGGCCTCGTGCGCCCTGTCGTCGCTGTGGCGTGACACCGACTCCGATCCCGACGAGCCCAGCGCCTTCTGCGACGGCTCGACGGTCTATCCCGACCACATCGCTGGCCACGCCGCGGCGGTCGCGGCGCTGGCCGCCGTGATCGGGCGCGGAGCTAGCGGAGCCGGCAGCGCCATCGAAGTTCCCCAGGCCGATGTGGCGGTGTATGCCCTGGGTCCCACCCTGGCCTCCCACTCCAGCCGAGCCTCCGGTCGACCGGGACACGTCGACGCCGAAGGTAACCGCCGCGGCGGTCTTGCGCCGGCCGGCGTGTTCCCCTGCGCCGGTGACGACGAGTGGTGCGTGATCACGGTGCGCGACGACGACGATTGGCAGGCGCTGGCCGCGGTGACCGGCCTGCCCGCCGAGCCGAAGCTACGGAACACCGCGACGCGCATCGCTCGGCGCGAACAGATCGAAGAACAGCTCGCCGCCTGGACCGCCGGCCACGAGGCCGTTGCCGTCGAAGAGAAGCTGCAGGCCGTCGGGGTTCCAGCCGCCGCGATGGTCCGCCTGCCCGAGGAACTCACCCACCCGCAACTGGTCGCGCGGGACTCCTTCCACACCCTGCGTCACCCCATGCTGACGCACCCGATCCCGACCGCGGCGCGCATCGCGGTCTTCTCGACCGTCCCCGATCCGGTCCTGCTGCCCGCGCCCACGCCCGGGCAGCACACCCGAGAGATCTGCGCATCGCTGCTGCACATGGAGCCCGACGAGATCGACCGCCTCGTCACCACCGGGGTGCTGCAGCCGCCGCCCGAGGATCCCGCTATCGCGAAGGCGCACGCGCCCGTCGCGAGCCAACAGTGACACGCGCCCGTCGCGAGCCAACAGTGAAAGGACAGGACACGCGTGGACATCAGCCTGGATAGGGACACGTTCTTCGTCGGCGGCACCTGGCTGCCCGCGTCCGCACCGGCGAACACCACCGAGGTGCTCGAAGCGGCCACCGGCAAGGTGCTGGGCAGCGCCGCACTAGCCGTCGGCGCCGACGTCGACGCCGCGGTGAACGCGGCACGCGAAGCACTGCGCGGGCCATGGGGGGCCATGTCGGGCGCGGAGCGCGCCGAGGTGATGCGCGCAATGGCCGCGGCACTGCAGGTTCGCGGTAAGGCAATCGCCGCACTGGTCAGCCGCGAAAACGGAATGCCCCGGCGACTTTCCTTGGGCGCCAACGGCTTCTTCCCATCGATCGCCCTGAGCTATTACGCGGGCTTGGCCGAGCACCTCGGCGACGAAGACCTGCGGCCCGGCGTGCTGTCACACGTCAGCGTCCACCGCGAACCCATCGGAGTGGTCGCGGCGGTGGTCCCGTGGAACTACCCGATGGGCCTGGCGGCGATGAAGATCGCGCCCGCGCTGGCCGCCGGCTGCAGCGTGGTGCTCAAACCGCCGCCCGAAACCGCGCTGGACGCCTTCGCCTGGGCCGAGGCCGCGTTGCAGGCCGGTTTGCCGGCCGGCGTGCTCAATGTGATCCCCGGCGGCCGCGAGGCCGGTGCCGCGTTGGTCGCCCATCCCGGCGTCGACAAGGTTGCCTTCACCGGCTCAACGGCGGCCGGTCGGGCGATCGGCGAGATCTGCGGGCGGTTGCTGCGGCCGGTCACGCTCGAGCTGGGCGGCAAGTCCGCGGCGATCATCAGCGATGACGCCGAGCTGGATGCGTTTGTCGCCGCCTTGCCCGACATCTGTCTACCCAACAACGGCCAGACCTGCCATGCCACCACCCGGATCCTGGCGCCGGCCTCGCGGTATGCCGAGATCGTCGACGCGGTGACCGATACGGTCCGTACGTTGCAAGTTGGCGATCCGCTGGACAAGACGACCCAGATCGGTCCGCTGGTCAGCGCTGCGCAGCGGTCCCGCGTGCTCGACTACATCGAAAACGGTAAGGCCAGCGGTGCGAGATTGACCACCGGCGGCGGCGTGCCCGCGAATCAGTCCCTCGGCTGGTTCGTCGAACCCACGGTCTTCGCCGACGTCCACAACGCCATGACAGTCGCGCGTGAAGAGATCTTCGGGCCGGTGCTGTGCGTCCTGCCGTACACCGACGAGGACGAGGCCATCGCCATCGCCAACGACTCCGACTATGGCTTGGGTGGCACGGTATGGACGGCCGACCCCGAGCGAGGCGCGGCGCTGGCGTCGCGGATGCGCACCGGGTCGGTGGGAATCAACCACTACGCCCTCGACGTCCTCGGGCCGTTTGGCGGTGTCAAAGCCAGCGGGCTGGGTCGCGAACTCGGCCCCGAAGGCCTGGCGCCCTACATCGCGCTGAAGTCGGTGTACCGGCCACCGATCAGGGAGGACCGTTGACCGGAGCGCTTGTCGGGCTGGGCATGACAAAGCTGGGCAAGGTCTACGGCCGCTCGACGACCGCGCTGGCAGCCGAAGCCGTCCAACGCGCTGTCGCCGATGCCGGCCTGGCGCTCAGCGATCTGGACGGACTGCTGGTCAGCGCCGGCATCAAACAGGACGTCGGGGTCGGTTTGGCCGCAGTGTTGGGCCTGGGCGAGCTCCGCGGGTGCATCATGGCGCTCCCCCAACAGATCCGCCGCGGCGCGAGGATTGGCCGGTTGGTCGGTGGCCTCCGGTGCGGTCAACCCCAACATCCTCTATGCACTGTGCGCGCGCCGGCATATGCAGGCGTACGGGACCGCTTCGAAGCAACTCGGCGACCCGGTTCGGGTGCGCTACCTGCGGTCCGGCGACGGCGACGAGCAAGGCGAGGTGGTGCCGGTGTTCGAGCCGGTCAAACCGCACCTTCCGGAGGGCCGCCGTGTTCGTTGACACTCACTTACCTACTCAAATAAGGTTTCCTCGCGTGGCCGCATCCGCGTTCCAGCCCGCTGCTCGCCGCGCCGCGACCTGATCCGCGACGGAGAGCGCACGCGATGACCGAACTGGTGACCGACGGTTGAGCTACTGGGCGCGGCAGGCCCGCGACCGTGCCGCCATCGTCTTCGACGGCACAGACACCGTCGATTACCCGACGCTGGATCGCTGGACCGACTGTGCCGCACTGCATCTGGCAACTGCGGCGCTCAACCCCGGGGACCGGATCGGCATCATCGGTGACAACGGTCTGGAATGGGTCGTCTCGGCGATCGGAGCGCTCAAGATCGGGATCGTCGTTGTCCCATTGAACAATCGCTTCACTGCCGAGGAGTTGCGCTACCTGATCGACGACGCCATCCCCAGCCTGGTCCTCGCCGATGACGCCCACCACGACCGGATCGCGGCAGCCATCCAGGGGACCACAACCCGACTGTGGCGGCTCGAAGACTTCGCCGCGCTGCGCCACCAACCACATCGGACGGTTGGGCGGCGGGAGGATGCGCACCCGGACGACATCACCCAAATCGTCTATACCAGCGGAACGACTTCGCGCCCAAAGGGTGTCATCTTCACCCATCGCAGCACGTTCAACCTTGTTGCGGATCTTGCCATTACCGACCCGGCACTTCGGTATGGCAGCCCATCCGGATTTTGCTTCGGCCGACCTGTCGGCGTTGGAATTGGCGACGATCGCTGGTGCCGCGGCGCCTGTTTCGACGATGAGGGCCTGGCTCGACAAGGGCGCAACCGTTCAGCAAGCCTACGGAATGACCGAACTGGGAGGGCTTTCCAGCATCAATCCGAGGGAGAACGCCGTCGTGCGGCCCGAATCGATCGGCACCGGAACGGTTTTCACGCGACTGCGCGTCGTGCGGCCCGCACGGTACCGACTGCGATGCCGATGAGCCCGGTGAAATCATCGTGTCCGGCCCGGGAATCACCCCGCAATATTGGCGAAATGATCACGCCTACGCCGCGGCGATGCGCAGCGGCTGGTTTCACAGCGGCGATGTCGGCATCAAGGATGCCAACGGGATCCGCGTCGTCGATCGGCTCAAAGACATCATTATCACCGGCGGATTCAATGTCGCTCCTTCCGAGATCGAGGCAGTGGTCGCCGAGCTACCCGGCGTGATCGAGGTATGCGTGGTATCAGCGTTCGACCCCAAATTCGGTGAGACGCCCGCGGCGATCGTCTATACCGAAGAGAACCTGACCGCAGAGGCCGTCATCGAGCATTGCCGCGCGCATCTTGCCGGCTATAAAGTTCCGCGCCACGTCATCGTCCAACACACGGCTCTGCCCCGGATCGCCAGCGGCAAGATTGCGCGACGCCAAATCCGAGGCGCGCATCCCGAGCTGACAAACGACACTCAAGCGGTCGGGTGAGCCCGCGGGCGAACTAAGAGGCGGTGGACTCTTCGAATCGTGTTACAGCCGAGCCGAACTCACCCCAATGCTGCGGCGGTGGCGCGGACTCCGGAACATTGGGCGCTGCGCCGCGCAAGAAACTACGGATCGCTTCGGCGAACGCCCCCGTAGCGGATCGCTGATTGGCGGCTACTGCCGCGACCAGAACAGGCTCGGTGGCCGGATCGGCGTTGGCGAATGGGCGACCCCTCCCCTCGTCGCCGTGCATCGCCTCGGTGATGCCGGCGCCCAACGTCAACTTGTCCAGGCCATCCAGGATCAGCACCACTTGCTCGAGCGGCACACCGATCTCGGTGAGGTAAATAGCGGAATCGTTGTAGTTGCGGATGAGCACATCGCGCGGCATGAACTGCAGTAACAGCGGTACGGCATTGTGGTGCCGCAACATCGAATCACGAAACGCCAAACTCAGCGCGACCAACCACTCCATCCAATTGGGCACCGACGTGGGGTCGGGCAAACGTGTCTCGACCACTATCGCCCGCGCCACCGCCTTCAAAATCTCTGCCTTGTCGGCGAAGTGGTGATACAGCGACGGCGCCTGCACGTTGAGTTCGCGCGCGAGCCGGGGCAAGCTGAACGCGTCCAGACCCTCCGTATCGATGATGCGCAGCGAGGCCTCCACCACGGCGTCAGGGCGGATTAGGGGCTTGGAGGGACGGGCCATAGGCACATTATCGACTATCCGCAGCTCAAAAGCAGCAGCAGCCGAACATGAGAGCCGCCATAAACCTACGACCAGCAGGTTTACCGAGTTTCAACTCGTTCCGGTGGCATTGGCGGGAGACCGTCGTTCCGGTACTACTCGTCGGTGCGCCGCGGCCCGTAGTCCGCCATGGCATCGGAGAGGGCCTCGCGGGAATCTACGCCAAGCTTTCGGAACACATTGCGTAAATGCCACGCAACCGTGTTGCGTGACACGAACGTCAACTCCGCGATACTCCGGTTGTCGTGCCCCGATGCGGCTAGCTGGGCGAGCCGCCGCTCGGTCGGGGTCAGCGACTCGGTGCCGACCCGGGCCGGGCGGCGTGGGCGTGCACCAGCGGCCACAAGCTCCTCGCGGGCGCGGTCAGCCAGTGCCGTGGCACCACCACGGTGCGCCAGATCGAGGGCGTTGGTCAACGGATCGCGCGCGGCCACCCGCGATCCGGCGCGGCGCAGATGGACGCCGAGATCGGTCAGTGCCCGCGCTAGTTCCAGTCGTGCGCCGGTCTTCTCGAGGACAGCCACAGACTCGGTGAGGGTGGCCAGCGCTTCCGAAGGCTCGTGCACCAGCGCGGACCGCCGAAGCGCGGCACCCAGCGCGATCGGCGTTTCGAATCGCCGGGCGAGCTCGATCTCGGATTCGATGAGCTCACGGGCTCGCGATGTGTCGCCCGCGGCCGCGGCCGCCATGCATGCCAGCGGTCGCCATGGCAGCACCGCCGGGTTGATCATGCCGTAGTCGCGCAGCGACTGGACTGCTGATTCCAGGTCGGCCCGCGCCGCCGTGATCTCCCTGCGACACAGTCGAAGCCGCGCCCTCGCGACGTAGAACCAAGCGTTGATCCCCAACGCTTCCGGGGGTGCCAACTCGTGCTCGGCACGGCTCAGCATGTCAGCGGCCTGATCCAGTTCGCCCCGCTCGATCATGCAATGCACGAGCGTCGCCAGCGCCGTGGGAGCCAGTGCGTGCCACCCGCGGTTCATCCCCTCGACCGCGATCTGCGCGTCCACCATCGCATCGTTGACGCGGCCCGCCGCATAGCACACCAACGCCCGCATCAACGCGGCCTCAGCGAAGGCCAGCGACGCACCGCGGCTGCGTGCGTCGGCGAGCACGGCATCGATGTGACGCTCCGCCGCCTCTAGTTCGCCACCGTAAAGCAAGGGCAACACAACAAGATTGACTACCGGCGATTCCGATGTCTGTTCAAGCAGAAGTCTGCCGTCGGCAATGGCCATGTCCGCCAACGCCGCTGCCCTGGACGCCGGGGGTACCCGTAGCGAGATGTTCAATGCCCGTATCGCCAGCATTGCCCTGTCACCGGCGCCCTGCGGCGGTGACACTTCGGTGGCGTCGAGCAGATCAACCCGGCGGTGAATTGGCGCCAAATAGGACTCGGCGCACATCGACGACGCCTGGAATCGCCGAAAGACCTGCACATCGCCATCCTCGAATAGCTCAGCGCCGCGACGAAACGCGGCGGCGGCTTCCTCGTGCCTGCCGTAGCGGTACAGCGTTTGCCCTAACGAATACAGCGCATCGGCCCGCACGGTCGGTTCATCGATCAGCAGCATCGCCTGCTCGAAACGCTGCAACGACGTCGTCTGTCCCGCGGCCGCCTCCGTCAGACCGAGGTCGATCAGAAGGCGAGGCGAGACCGAGTCCTGCGGGGCGGTGTCCAGTGCGCGGCGCAGATAACGAATCGCGTTCGCCGGGGAGCCTTTTCGTGCGGCCGCACGCGCGGCCGCATGCAGAATTCCCGCCACCCACGCCTCCTCACTCGGCGTGGCCTCGAGCAGATGGCGCGCGACGACCTCCGAATCGGTTCCGACGGCTGCGAGCAACTTCGCCGCGCGCGCGTGCGCTTCGGGCTTCTCCCCTGGCGCCAGGGAGGCGTACGTCGCCGATCGGATCATGGGGTGAGCGAACGAGGCTGGATCGGCGGCGTCGAAGATCCGCGCGGCAACGAGCCGCTCGGCCGCGGTAACCGCCGGGGCAGGCCGCAGCGCGGCCATTCGGGTAACGACGGCCAGAGACGTCCCGTCGCCCAACACGGCGGCAGCTTTGGCCAGCTCACGGGCATCCGGTCCCAAACGCGCCAGCCTACGGGCGATCTGGCGTCGCACTGAGTGCGGTGTTCGCAACGAACCCGTGCTGGCCGCGGTGATGTCTGACTCGTCGCGTAGCTCGGCGATGACCTCGCTGACCAGGAAGGGGTTCCCGCCCGTCTCGTGGTGCACCGTGTCGATGAGGGCGTCATCGACTTCGAGCTCCAAGCCCGTTGCGAGGAGCTCGCCGACCGCCTGCCGGCTGAGTTCAGGCGGCCGAATCGACGGCGCGGCGCTGCTCTCCCATAGCAAAGAGACCAGATCAGAGTGGGTCTCGGGGTCACCGGTGCGAACCGCGGTCAGCAGCGTGATCGGCAGATCGTCCAGCCGTTCGCCCAGATAGGCAAAAAACCGGAGCGAGCCGGGATCCGCCCACTGCGCGTCGTCGACGAGCAGAGCGAAGGGGCCGTTCCCGGACAGGTTGACCATGAGCCAGTACAAGCCGTGGATAACGGTGAACTCGTCCGTTGTGGCGGTGTACTCAGCCGGCTGGACCCGACGACTCACCATCGGTTCGGCGAGTGCCGCTGGGCCACTGAGCAATTCGGTGCGCTCGTCGGCGGTGGCGCGCACCAACCGGGTTTCCACCAATTCGACGGCCATACCGAAGGCCAGCTCGCGGGTGAGTTCGCTGCCGCGCGCTCGCAGCACCGTGAAACCGGCCTCGGTCGCAAGTGCGGCGGCTTCATCGAGGAGGTACGACTTGCCGATACCGCTGGGTCCCTCGATCACGCAAGCCTGTCCGTGACCGCTGCGCGCGTGCGTGATCACGGAACGTAACGCATCCAGTTCGCGGTCTCGCTCGAGCGGATGAACGGGTCTCGACATTATTCGCGCAGTATCGCACTAACCGAAAACCCATCACAGGGCCACGAAAAACTCCCCCGGGTGGGTGGCGACTGCATCCCATCGCCGCCGATACGTTGCCGACGTGGGAACAAGCGCGCAACCGAAGACATATGACGTCGTGGTCGTCGGCGGGGGCCACAACGGTCTCACCTGCGCGGCATTTCTGGCCAAAGCGGGCAAGCGAGTTTTGGTGCTGGAGGCCCGCGACACCGTCGGCGGCCTGGTCTGGACAATGGAAATGCCCAACGCACCCGGCTTCAAGGTGAGCCCTTGCAGCGTTGAGTTCGTTCTGCCCGGCGTCAAGCCCTCGATCGTGGACCAGCTGGAGCTACACAAGCACGGACTGCGGTGGGTGCACCCGACCGCCCTGACGACCTGGCTGGGTCCCGACGGTGCCAGCGTCGCGTTCTACCAGGACATCGCCCGGACCAAAACCGAAATCGCGAAGTACTCACGCCGGGACGCGCAACGGTACGAGCAACTCGTCGACATCATCACCGAAACGCTGATGACGCTGATGCCCTACTTTCACGGCCACCCCTGGCGGGTAAAGCCGCACACCGTGTTCGACGTCCTCAAGCAGGCCGCGAAGAGTCGCACCAAACTGGCCAAGGGCGCCCGCGTCATGCTCGGCTCGATCGACGCCGTGCTCGAAGAATGGTTTGAAAGGGAAGAGATCAAGGCCCCCATCGCCGCCTACTCGGCAGGC
The DNA window shown above is from Mycobacterium sp. Aquia_216 and carries:
- a CDS encoding TetR/AcrR family transcriptional regulator, whose protein sequence is MARPSKPLIRPDAVVEASLRIIDTEGLDAFSLPRLARELNVQAPSLYHHFADKAEILKAVARAIVVETRLPDPTSVPNWMEWLVALSLAFRDSMLRHHNAVPLLLQFMPRDVLIRNYNDSAIYLTEIGVPLEQVVLILDGLDKLTLGAGITEAMHGDEGRGRPFANADPATEPVLVAAVAANQRSATGAFAEAIRSFLRGAAPNVPESAPPPQHWGEFGSAVTRFEESTAS
- a CDS encoding AMP-binding protein, whose protein sequence is MAAHPDFASADLSALELATIAGAAAPVSTMRAWLDKGATVQQAYGMTELGGLSSINPRENAVVRPESIGTGTVFTRLRVVRPARYRLRCR
- a CDS encoding ATP-binding protein — translated: MSRPVHPLERDRELDALRSVITHARSGHGQACVIEGPSGIGKSYLLDEAAALATEAGFTVLRARGSELTRELAFGMAVELVETRLVRATADERTELLSGPAALAEPMVSRRVQPAEYTATTDEFTVIHGLYWLMVNLSGNGPFALLVDDAQWADPGSLRFFAYLGERLDDLPITLLTAVRTGDPETHSDLVSLLWESSAAPSIRPPELSRQAVGELLATGLELEVDDALIDTVHHETGGNPFLVSEVIAELRDESDITAASTGSLRTPHSVRRQIARRLARLGPDARELAKAAAVLGDGTSLAVVTRMAALRPAPAVTAAERLVAARIFDAADPASFAHPMIRSATYASLAPGEKPEAHARAAKLLAAVGTDSEVVARHLLEATPSEEAWVAGILHAAARAAARKGSPANAIRYLRRALDTAPQDSVSPRLLIDLGLTEAAAGQTTSLQRFEQAMLLIDEPTVRADALYSLGQTLYRYGRHEEAAAAFRRGAELFEDGDVQVFRRFQASSMCAESYLAPIHRRVDLLDATEVSPPQGAGDRAMLAIRALNISLRVPPASRAAALADMAIADGRLLLEQTSESPVVNLVVLPLLYGGELEAAERHIDAVLADARSRGASLAFAEAALMRALVCYAAGRVNDAMVDAQIAVEGMNRGWHALAPTALATLVHCMIERGELDQAADMLSRAEHELAPPEALGINAWFYVARARLRLCRREITAARADLESAVQSLRDYGMINPAVLPWRPLACMAAAAAGDTSRARELIESEIELARRFETPIALGAALRRSALVHEPSEALATLTESVAVLEKTGARLELARALTDLGVHLRRAGSRVAARDPLTNALDLAHRGGATALADRAREELVAAGARPRRPARVGTESLTPTERRLAQLAASGHDNRSIAELTFVSRNTVAWHLRNVFRKLGVDSREALSDAMADYGPRRTDE
- a CDS encoding CaiB/BaiF CoA-transferase family protein, whose product is MLTLTPGTSRLPLSALRVLDLTEGAAEWCGRILADLGAQVIRVEPLGGSPGRSDQVGFALRNANKAGVVVDLDNSAGRSALLDLAADADILLESFSHAQAQDRGLTPAALLRANPALVIVSITDFGRTGPQRDRVATEDVLAAAGGVLSRSGLPGGTPLLPPPGVVSLTVGVHAAWAALVAYVKRARTGEGEHVDVTALEAVVHGFDPGFGSQGSAAAGRSEDFPRGRPDAANFYPIYPCADGHVRICLLATRQWRAMFSWLGEPAEFADPRYDAIPARFAASDRLNPLIAALFADRGRDDLVAEGTARGIPISGVLSVDEVLASDHFSSTGTLVSTEIADGLRATVPSGYAFVDGTRAGLRRRAPKPGEHNHLLTTARASRPEHDLGLPSLPSGAAPLSGLRMLDLGVIVFGAELGRLFADYGADVIKVENSAFPDGLRQTRKGGGMNASFAWGHRNKRGLGLDLRSPDGARLFRELVAHSDIVSANFKPGTLESLGFSHAELARVNPRIVVTDSSAFGNRGPWRSRMGYGPLVRASCALSSLWRDTDSDPDEPSAFCDGSTVYPDHIAGHAAAVAALAAVIGRGASGAGSAIEVPQADVAVYALGPTLASHSSRASGRPGHVDAEGNRRGGLAPAGVFPCAGDDEWCVITVRDDDDWQALAAVTGLPAEPKLRNTATRIARREQIEEQLAAWTAGHEAVAVEEKLQAVGVPAAAMVRLPEELTHPQLVARDSFHTLRHPMLTHPIPTAARIAVFSTVPDPVLLPAPTPGQHTREICASLLHMEPDEIDRLVTTGVLQPPPEDPAIAKAHAPVASQQ
- a CDS encoding class I adenylate-forming enzyme family protein; translated protein: MSGPGITPQYWRNDHAYAAAMRSGWFHSGDVGIKDANGIRVVDRLKDIIITGGFNVAPSEIEAVVAELPGVIEVCVVSAFDPKFGETPAAIVYTEENLTAEAVIEHCRAHLAGYKVPRHVIVQHTALPRIASGKIARRQIRGAHPELTNDTQAVG
- a CDS encoding aldehyde dehydrogenase, whose amino-acid sequence is MDISLDRDTFFVGGTWLPASAPANTTEVLEAATGKVLGSAALAVGADVDAAVNAAREALRGPWGAMSGAERAEVMRAMAAALQVRGKAIAALVSRENGMPRRLSLGANGFFPSIALSYYAGLAEHLGDEDLRPGVLSHVSVHREPIGVVAAVVPWNYPMGLAAMKIAPALAAGCSVVLKPPPETALDAFAWAEAALQAGLPAGVLNVIPGGREAGAALVAHPGVDKVAFTGSTAAGRAIGEICGRLLRPVTLELGGKSAAIISDDAELDAFVAALPDICLPNNGQTCHATTRILAPASRYAEIVDAVTDTVRTLQVGDPLDKTTQIGPLVSAAQRSRVLDYIENGKASGARLTTGGGVPANQSLGWFVEPTVFADVHNAMTVAREEIFGPVLCVLPYTDEDEAIAIANDSDYGLGGTVWTADPERGAALASRMRTGSVGINHYALDVLGPFGGVKASGLGRELGPEGLAPYIALKSVYRPPIREDR